One genomic region from Magallana gigas chromosome 3, xbMagGiga1.1, whole genome shotgun sequence encodes:
- the LOC105343131 gene encoding nucleolar protein dao-5 isoform X1: MGTGETTSYHLRRIGPSATCMSISNIMKLKYGVTKFGRATSNDYYLDSTKLKNFISRIHAEIHAIPCDNGDVQFRIVDKGLNGTFINDTKMSGPYILKVGDKVTFGHTNGYKLKAGDYAKQPNSEFQFIFEKLIQKEEERGFRTGDEAAINGHVPANASSSANTITSHSIKKSPSKTDQKYNLSKDSTVTYTASPNVNRYSGFDLKSSPSNSEDSEEEDDDDYKPKVNTPIRKSFPARSRFEDSDDSMDSSPSPKPVRKSSGYPDKKQSPPGKVKKSASRLSGENGFTPLSDLARKDKSSKTKTSRVNVNININVESTVKNSGSRTSNSMRERDTPPSTTHLEIPNIHRRKLLNEKQRHRSRYSSSSDDSNDLPTPDEDSSRDPFFSSEDNTDKEVANQITYAIQILEKEVKTKGKKKSPVEKKVAKPAKVQRSNSKGSVKEAKKRKPGPVKPGKPGRRGRPPKKKKRDSDEDDDDDDDDDFFNRVETEDVLEDGVEWFEEDKCASGECKRPKGKRVAWVACDDCDKWYHTECVGCRYDHVKDSDIKFSCGCR; this comes from the exons ATGGGCACCGGAGAAACGACCTCCTATCACTTACGGAGGATAGGACCCTCCGCAACATGTATGAGCATTTCCAACATCATGAA GTTGAAATATGGTGTGACAAAATTTGGTCGAGCAACCAGCAACGATTATTACTTGGATTCTACAAAGCTAAAGAACTTCATATCTCGGATACATGCAGAAATCCATGCAATACCCTGCGATAATGGAGATGTTCAGTTTAGAATTGTTGATAAGGGCCTTAACGGGACCTTTATCAATGACACAAAG ATGAGTGGACCATATATACTAAAGGTTGGGGACAAAGTTACGTTTGGACACACAAATGGTTACAAACTAAAAGCTGGAGATTATGCAAAGCAACCAAACTCAGAATTTCAATTTATT tttgaaaaattgatacaaaaagAGGAGGAGCGAGGTTTTCGAACGGGAGATGAAGCAGCTATTAATGGGCATGTGCCCGCAAACGCCTCTAGCAGTGCTAACACGATAACAAGTCACAGCATCAAAAAATCTCCCAGCAAAACAGACCAAAAATACAATCTCTCAAAAGACTCAACTGTGACTTACACTGCCTCACCCAATGTGAATAGATATTCGGGATTTGATTTGAAGTCTTCGCCCTCAAATAGTGAAGACAGTGAGGAGGAGGATGACGATGATTATAAACCCAAAGTGAATACTCCCATCAGAAAGTCGTTCCCTGCGCGGAGCAGGTTTGAAGACAGTGATGACAGTATGGATTCTAGTCCCTCTCCCAAGCCAGTACGGAAAAGCTCGGGGTATCCAGACAAAAAGCAGAGCCCACCGGGCAAAGTGAAAAAGTCGGCCAGCCGGCTGTCGGGGGAGAATGGCTTTACTCCCCTGAGTGATCTCGCCAGGAAGGATAAAAGTTCTAAGACAAAGACCAGTCGAGTGAATGTTAACATAAACATCAATGTGGAGTCAACTGTGAAAAACAGTGGCAGTAGAACTAGCAATTCCATGAGGGAGCGAGACACTCCACCCTCCACTACACACCTGGAAATCCCCAACATACATCGGAGAAAACTCCTGAACGAAAAACAGCGCCATAGAAGCAGGTACAG CAGCAGCTCGGACGATTCCAATGATTTACCCACCCCTGACGAAGACAGCAGTCGAGATCCATTCTTCTCTAGCGAGGACAACACGGACA AGGAAGTTGCCAATCAGATAACTTATGCAATTCAAATCCTAGAAAAGGAAG taaaAACCAAAGGCAAGAAGAAATCGCCAGTAGAGAAAAAAGTCGCAAAACCAGCAAAAGTGCAACGAAGCAATAGTAAAGGATCTGTGAAGGAGGCAAAGAAACGCAAGCCAGGGCCTGTAAAAC CCGGAAAACCGGGAAGAAGAGGTCGACCCCCAAAGAAAAAGAAGAGGGAttctgatgaagatgatgatgatgacgacgatgatgattTTTTCAATCGCGTGGAAACTGAAGATGTGCTAGAAGATGGAGTAGAATGGTTCGAAGAAGATAAATGTGCCTCTGGGGAATGTAAAAGGCCCAAAGGAAAGAGAGTGGCATGG GTTGCATGTGATGATTGTGACAAGTGGTACCACACAGAATGCGTTGGATGTCGTTATGACCACGTCAAAGACTCGGACATCAAGTTTAGCTGCGGATGTCGATGA
- the LOC105343131 gene encoding nucleolar protein dao-5 isoform X2, with translation MGTGETTSYHLRRIGPSATCMSISNIMKLKYGVTKFGRATSNDYYLDSTKLKNFISRIHAEIHAIPCDNGDVQFRIVDKGLNGTFINDTKMSGPYILKVGDKVTFGHTNGYKLKAGDYAKQPNSEFQFIFEKLIQKEEERGFRTGDEAAINGHVPANASSSANTITSHSIKKSPSKTDQKYNLSKDSTVTYTASPNVNRYSGFDLKSSPSNSEDSEEEDDDDYKPKVNTPIRKSFPARSRFEDSDDSMDSSPSPKPVRKSSGYPDKKQSPPGKVKKSASRLSGENGFTPLSDLARKDKSSKTKTSRVNVNININVESTVKNSGSRTSNSMRERDTPPSTTHLEIPNIHRRKLLNEKQRHRSRYSSSSDDSNDLPTPDEDSSRDPFFSSEDNTDKEVANQITYAIQILEKEVKTKGKKKSPVEKKVAKPAKVQRSNSKGSVKEAKKRKPGPVKPGKPGRRGRPPKKKKRDSDEDDDDDDDDDFFNRVETEDVLEDGVEWFEEDKCASGECKRPKGKRVAWVACDDCDKWYHTECVGCRYDHVKDSDIKFSCGCR, from the exons ATGGGCACCGGAGAAACGACCTCCTATCACTTACGGAGGATAGGACCCTCCGCAACATGTATGAGCATTTCCAACATCATGAA GTTGAAATATGGTGTGACAAAATTTGGTCGAGCAACCAGCAACGATTATTACTTGGATTCTACAAAGCTAAAGAACTTCATATCTCGGATACATGCAGAAATCCATGCAATACCCTGCGATAATGGAGATGTTCAGTTTAGAATTGTTGATAAGGGCCTTAACGGGACCTTTATCAATGACACAAAG ATGAGTGGACCATATATACTAAAGGTTGGGGACAAAGTTACGTTTGGACACACAAATGGTTACAAACTAAAAGCTGGAGATTATGCAAAGCAACCAAACTCAGAATTTCAATTTATT tttgaaaaattgatacaaaaagAGGAGGAGCGAGGTTTTCGAACGGGAGATGAAGCAGCTATTAATGGGCATGTGCCCGCAAACGCCTCTAGCAGTGCTAACACGATAACAAGTCACAGCATCAAAAAATCTCCCAGCAAAACAGACCAAAAATACAATCTCTCAAAAGACTCAACTGTGACTTACACTGCCTCACCCAATGTGAATAGATATTCGGGATTTGATTTGAAGTCTTCGCCCTCAAATAGTGAAGACAGTGAGGAGGAGGATGACGATGATTATAAACCCAAAGTGAATACTCCCATCAGAAAGTCGTTCCCTGCGCGGAGCAGGTTTGAAGACAGTGATGACAGTATGGATTCTAGTCCCTCTCCCAAGCCAGTACGGAAAAGCTCGGGGTATCCAGACAAAAAGCAGAGCCCACCGGGCAAAGTGAAAAAGTCGGCCAGCCGGCTGTCGGGGGAGAATGGCTTTACTCCCCTGAGTGATCTCGCCAGGAAGGATAAAAGTTCTAAGACAAAGACCAGTCGAGTGAATGTTAACATAAACATCAATGTGGAGTCAACTGTGAAAAACAGTGGCAGTAGAACTAGCAATTCCATGAGGGAGCGAGACACTCCACCCTCCACTACACACCTGGAAATCCCCAACATACATCGGAGAAAACTCCTGAACGAAAAACAGCGCCATAGAAGCAGGTACAG CAGCAGCTCGGACGATTCCAATGATTTACCCACCCCTGACGAAGACAGCAGTCGAGATCCATTCTTCTCTAGCGAGGACAACACGGACA AGGAAGTTGCCAATCAGATAACTTATGCAATTCAAATCCTAGAAAAGGAAG taaaAACCAAAGGCAAGAAGAAATCGCCAGTAGAGAAAAAAGTCGCAAAACCAGCAAAAGTGCAACGAAGCAATAGTAAAGGATCTGTGAAGGAGGCAAAGAAACGCAAGCCAGGGCCTGTAAAAC CCGGAAAACCGGGAAGAAGAGGTCGACCCCCAAAGAAAAAGAAGAGGGAttctgatgaagatgatgatgatgacgacgatgatgattTTTTCAATCGCGTGGAAACTGAAGATGTGCTAGAAGATGGAGTAGAATGGTTCGAAGAAGATAAATGTGCCTCTGGGGAATGTAAAAGGCCCAAAGGAAAGAGAGTGGCATGG GTTGCATGTGATGATTGTGACAAGTGGTACCACACAGAATGCGTTGGATGTCGTTATGACCACGTCAAAGACTCGGACATCAAGTTTAGCTGCGGATGTC GATGA
- the LOC105343131 gene encoding nucleolar protein dao-5 isoform X9, whose amino-acid sequence MGTGETTSYHLRRIGPSATCMSISNIMKLKYGVTKFGRATSNDYYLDSTKLKNFISRIHAEIHAIPCDNGDVQFRIVDKGLNGTFINDTKMSGPYILKVGDKVTFGHTNGYKLKAGDYAKQPNSEFQFIFEKLIQKEEERGFRTGDEAAINGHVPANASSSANTITSHSIKKSPSKTDQKYNLSKDSTVTYTASPNVNRYSGFDLKSSPSNSEDSEEEDDDDYKPKVNTPIRKSFPARSRFEDSDDSMDSSPSPKPVRKSSGYPDKKQSPPGKVKKSASRLSGENGFTPLSDLARKDKSSKTKTSRVNVNININVESTVKNSGSRTSNSMRERDTPPSTTHLEIPNIHRRKLLNEKQRHRSSSSDDSNDLPTPDEDSSRDPFFSSEDNTDIKTKGKKKSPVEKKVAKPAKVQRSNSKGSVKEAKKRKPGPVKPGKPGRRGRPPKKKKRDSDEDDDDDDDDDFFNRVETEDVLEDGVEWFEEDKCASGECKRPKGKRVAWVACDDCDKWYHTECVGCRYDHVKDSDIKFSCGCR is encoded by the exons ATGGGCACCGGAGAAACGACCTCCTATCACTTACGGAGGATAGGACCCTCCGCAACATGTATGAGCATTTCCAACATCATGAA GTTGAAATATGGTGTGACAAAATTTGGTCGAGCAACCAGCAACGATTATTACTTGGATTCTACAAAGCTAAAGAACTTCATATCTCGGATACATGCAGAAATCCATGCAATACCCTGCGATAATGGAGATGTTCAGTTTAGAATTGTTGATAAGGGCCTTAACGGGACCTTTATCAATGACACAAAG ATGAGTGGACCATATATACTAAAGGTTGGGGACAAAGTTACGTTTGGACACACAAATGGTTACAAACTAAAAGCTGGAGATTATGCAAAGCAACCAAACTCAGAATTTCAATTTATT tttgaaaaattgatacaaaaagAGGAGGAGCGAGGTTTTCGAACGGGAGATGAAGCAGCTATTAATGGGCATGTGCCCGCAAACGCCTCTAGCAGTGCTAACACGATAACAAGTCACAGCATCAAAAAATCTCCCAGCAAAACAGACCAAAAATACAATCTCTCAAAAGACTCAACTGTGACTTACACTGCCTCACCCAATGTGAATAGATATTCGGGATTTGATTTGAAGTCTTCGCCCTCAAATAGTGAAGACAGTGAGGAGGAGGATGACGATGATTATAAACCCAAAGTGAATACTCCCATCAGAAAGTCGTTCCCTGCGCGGAGCAGGTTTGAAGACAGTGATGACAGTATGGATTCTAGTCCCTCTCCCAAGCCAGTACGGAAAAGCTCGGGGTATCCAGACAAAAAGCAGAGCCCACCGGGCAAAGTGAAAAAGTCGGCCAGCCGGCTGTCGGGGGAGAATGGCTTTACTCCCCTGAGTGATCTCGCCAGGAAGGATAAAAGTTCTAAGACAAAGACCAGTCGAGTGAATGTTAACATAAACATCAATGTGGAGTCAACTGTGAAAAACAGTGGCAGTAGAACTAGCAATTCCATGAGGGAGCGAGACACTCCACCCTCCACTACACACCTGGAAATCCCCAACATACATCGGAGAAAACTCCTGAACGAAAAACAGCGCCATAGAAGCAG CAGCTCGGACGATTCCAATGATTTACCCACCCCTGACGAAGACAGCAGTCGAGATCCATTCTTCTCTAGCGAGGACAACACGGACA taaaAACCAAAGGCAAGAAGAAATCGCCAGTAGAGAAAAAAGTCGCAAAACCAGCAAAAGTGCAACGAAGCAATAGTAAAGGATCTGTGAAGGAGGCAAAGAAACGCAAGCCAGGGCCTGTAAAAC CCGGAAAACCGGGAAGAAGAGGTCGACCCCCAAAGAAAAAGAAGAGGGAttctgatgaagatgatgatgatgacgacgatgatgattTTTTCAATCGCGTGGAAACTGAAGATGTGCTAGAAGATGGAGTAGAATGGTTCGAAGAAGATAAATGTGCCTCTGGGGAATGTAAAAGGCCCAAAGGAAAGAGAGTGGCATGG GTTGCATGTGATGATTGTGACAAGTGGTACCACACAGAATGCGTTGGATGTCGTTATGACCACGTCAAAGACTCGGACATCAAGTTTAGCTGCGGATGTCGATGA
- the LOC105343131 gene encoding nucleolar protein dao-5 isoform X7, with the protein MGTGETTSYHLRRIGPSATCMSISNIMKLKYGVTKFGRATSNDYYLDSTKLKNFISRIHAEIHAIPCDNGDVQFRIVDKGLNGTFINDTKMSGPYILKVGDKVTFGHTNGYKLKAGDYAKQPNSEFQFIFEKLIQKEEERGFRTGDEAAINGHVPANASSSANTITSHSIKKSPSKTDQKYNLSKDSTVTYTASPNVNRYSGFDLKSSPSNSEDSEEEDDDDYKPKVNTPIRKSFPARSRFEDSDDSMDSSPSPKPVRKSSGYPDKKQSPPGKVKKSASRLSGENGFTPLSDLARKDKSSKTKTSRVNVNININVESTVKNSGSRTSNSMRERDTPPSTTHLEIPNIHRRKLLNEKQRHRSRYSSSDDSNDLPTPDEDSSRDPFFSSEDNTDIKTKGKKKSPVEKKVAKPAKVQRSNSKGSVKEAKKRKPGPVKPGKPGRRGRPPKKKKRDSDEDDDDDDDDDFFNRVETEDVLEDGVEWFEEDKCASGECKRPKGKRVAWVACDDCDKWYHTECVGCRYDHVKDSDIKFSCGCR; encoded by the exons ATGGGCACCGGAGAAACGACCTCCTATCACTTACGGAGGATAGGACCCTCCGCAACATGTATGAGCATTTCCAACATCATGAA GTTGAAATATGGTGTGACAAAATTTGGTCGAGCAACCAGCAACGATTATTACTTGGATTCTACAAAGCTAAAGAACTTCATATCTCGGATACATGCAGAAATCCATGCAATACCCTGCGATAATGGAGATGTTCAGTTTAGAATTGTTGATAAGGGCCTTAACGGGACCTTTATCAATGACACAAAG ATGAGTGGACCATATATACTAAAGGTTGGGGACAAAGTTACGTTTGGACACACAAATGGTTACAAACTAAAAGCTGGAGATTATGCAAAGCAACCAAACTCAGAATTTCAATTTATT tttgaaaaattgatacaaaaagAGGAGGAGCGAGGTTTTCGAACGGGAGATGAAGCAGCTATTAATGGGCATGTGCCCGCAAACGCCTCTAGCAGTGCTAACACGATAACAAGTCACAGCATCAAAAAATCTCCCAGCAAAACAGACCAAAAATACAATCTCTCAAAAGACTCAACTGTGACTTACACTGCCTCACCCAATGTGAATAGATATTCGGGATTTGATTTGAAGTCTTCGCCCTCAAATAGTGAAGACAGTGAGGAGGAGGATGACGATGATTATAAACCCAAAGTGAATACTCCCATCAGAAAGTCGTTCCCTGCGCGGAGCAGGTTTGAAGACAGTGATGACAGTATGGATTCTAGTCCCTCTCCCAAGCCAGTACGGAAAAGCTCGGGGTATCCAGACAAAAAGCAGAGCCCACCGGGCAAAGTGAAAAAGTCGGCCAGCCGGCTGTCGGGGGAGAATGGCTTTACTCCCCTGAGTGATCTCGCCAGGAAGGATAAAAGTTCTAAGACAAAGACCAGTCGAGTGAATGTTAACATAAACATCAATGTGGAGTCAACTGTGAAAAACAGTGGCAGTAGAACTAGCAATTCCATGAGGGAGCGAGACACTCCACCCTCCACTACACACCTGGAAATCCCCAACATACATCGGAGAAAACTCCTGAACGAAAAACAGCGCCATAGAAGCAGGTACAG CAGCTCGGACGATTCCAATGATTTACCCACCCCTGACGAAGACAGCAGTCGAGATCCATTCTTCTCTAGCGAGGACAACACGGACA taaaAACCAAAGGCAAGAAGAAATCGCCAGTAGAGAAAAAAGTCGCAAAACCAGCAAAAGTGCAACGAAGCAATAGTAAAGGATCTGTGAAGGAGGCAAAGAAACGCAAGCCAGGGCCTGTAAAAC CCGGAAAACCGGGAAGAAGAGGTCGACCCCCAAAGAAAAAGAAGAGGGAttctgatgaagatgatgatgatgacgacgatgatgattTTTTCAATCGCGTGGAAACTGAAGATGTGCTAGAAGATGGAGTAGAATGGTTCGAAGAAGATAAATGTGCCTCTGGGGAATGTAAAAGGCCCAAAGGAAAGAGAGTGGCATGG GTTGCATGTGATGATTGTGACAAGTGGTACCACACAGAATGCGTTGGATGTCGTTATGACCACGTCAAAGACTCGGACATCAAGTTTAGCTGCGGATGTCGATGA
- the LOC105343131 gene encoding nucleolar protein dao-5 isoform X5, with protein sequence MGTGETTSYHLRRIGPSATCMSISNIMKLKYGVTKFGRATSNDYYLDSTKLKNFISRIHAEIHAIPCDNGDVQFRIVDKGLNGTFINDTKMSGPYILKVGDKVTFGHTNGYKLKAGDYAKQPNSEFQFIFEKLIQKEEERGFRTGDEAAINGHVPANASSSANTITSHSIKKSPSKTDQKYNLSKDSTVTYTASPNVNRYSGFDLKSSPSNSEDSEEEDDDDYKPKVNTPIRKSFPARSRFEDSDDSMDSSPSPKPVRKSSGYPDKKQSPPGKVKKSASRLSGENGFTPLSDLARKDKSSKTKTSRVNVNININVESTVKNSGSRTSNSMRERDTPPSTTHLEIPNIHRRKLLNEKQRHRSSSSDDSNDLPTPDEDSSRDPFFSSEDNTDKEVANQITYAIQILEKEVKTKGKKKSPVEKKVAKPAKVQRSNSKGSVKEAKKRKPGPVKPGKPGRRGRPPKKKKRDSDEDDDDDDDDDFFNRVETEDVLEDGVEWFEEDKCASGECKRPKGKRVAWVACDDCDKWYHTECVGCRYDHVKDSDIKFSCGCR encoded by the exons ATGGGCACCGGAGAAACGACCTCCTATCACTTACGGAGGATAGGACCCTCCGCAACATGTATGAGCATTTCCAACATCATGAA GTTGAAATATGGTGTGACAAAATTTGGTCGAGCAACCAGCAACGATTATTACTTGGATTCTACAAAGCTAAAGAACTTCATATCTCGGATACATGCAGAAATCCATGCAATACCCTGCGATAATGGAGATGTTCAGTTTAGAATTGTTGATAAGGGCCTTAACGGGACCTTTATCAATGACACAAAG ATGAGTGGACCATATATACTAAAGGTTGGGGACAAAGTTACGTTTGGACACACAAATGGTTACAAACTAAAAGCTGGAGATTATGCAAAGCAACCAAACTCAGAATTTCAATTTATT tttgaaaaattgatacaaaaagAGGAGGAGCGAGGTTTTCGAACGGGAGATGAAGCAGCTATTAATGGGCATGTGCCCGCAAACGCCTCTAGCAGTGCTAACACGATAACAAGTCACAGCATCAAAAAATCTCCCAGCAAAACAGACCAAAAATACAATCTCTCAAAAGACTCAACTGTGACTTACACTGCCTCACCCAATGTGAATAGATATTCGGGATTTGATTTGAAGTCTTCGCCCTCAAATAGTGAAGACAGTGAGGAGGAGGATGACGATGATTATAAACCCAAAGTGAATACTCCCATCAGAAAGTCGTTCCCTGCGCGGAGCAGGTTTGAAGACAGTGATGACAGTATGGATTCTAGTCCCTCTCCCAAGCCAGTACGGAAAAGCTCGGGGTATCCAGACAAAAAGCAGAGCCCACCGGGCAAAGTGAAAAAGTCGGCCAGCCGGCTGTCGGGGGAGAATGGCTTTACTCCCCTGAGTGATCTCGCCAGGAAGGATAAAAGTTCTAAGACAAAGACCAGTCGAGTGAATGTTAACATAAACATCAATGTGGAGTCAACTGTGAAAAACAGTGGCAGTAGAACTAGCAATTCCATGAGGGAGCGAGACACTCCACCCTCCACTACACACCTGGAAATCCCCAACATACATCGGAGAAAACTCCTGAACGAAAAACAGCGCCATAGAAGCAG CAGCTCGGACGATTCCAATGATTTACCCACCCCTGACGAAGACAGCAGTCGAGATCCATTCTTCTCTAGCGAGGACAACACGGACA AGGAAGTTGCCAATCAGATAACTTATGCAATTCAAATCCTAGAAAAGGAAG taaaAACCAAAGGCAAGAAGAAATCGCCAGTAGAGAAAAAAGTCGCAAAACCAGCAAAAGTGCAACGAAGCAATAGTAAAGGATCTGTGAAGGAGGCAAAGAAACGCAAGCCAGGGCCTGTAAAAC CCGGAAAACCGGGAAGAAGAGGTCGACCCCCAAAGAAAAAGAAGAGGGAttctgatgaagatgatgatgatgacgacgatgatgattTTTTCAATCGCGTGGAAACTGAAGATGTGCTAGAAGATGGAGTAGAATGGTTCGAAGAAGATAAATGTGCCTCTGGGGAATGTAAAAGGCCCAAAGGAAAGAGAGTGGCATGG GTTGCATGTGATGATTGTGACAAGTGGTACCACACAGAATGCGTTGGATGTCGTTATGACCACGTCAAAGACTCGGACATCAAGTTTAGCTGCGGATGTCGATGA
- the LOC105343131 gene encoding nucleolar protein dao-5 isoform X3 — protein sequence MGTGETTSYHLRRIGPSATCMSISNIMKLKYGVTKFGRATSNDYYLDSTKLKNFISRIHAEIHAIPCDNGDVQFRIVDKGLNGTFINDTKMSGPYILKVGDKVTFGHTNGYKLKAGDYAKQPNSEFQFIFEKLIQKEEERGFRTGDEAAINGHVPANASSSANTITSHSIKKSPSKTDQKYNLSKDSTVTYTASPNVNRYSGFDLKSSPSNSEDSEEEDDDDYKPKVNTPIRKSFPARSRFEDSDDSMDSSPSPKPVRKSSGYPDKKQSPPGKVKKSASRLSGENGFTPLSDLARKDKSSKTKTSRVNVNININVESTVKNSGSRTSNSMRERDTPPSTTHLEIPNIHRRKLLNEKQRHRSRYSSSDDSNDLPTPDEDSSRDPFFSSEDNTDKEVANQITYAIQILEKEVKTKGKKKSPVEKKVAKPAKVQRSNSKGSVKEAKKRKPGPVKPGKPGRRGRPPKKKKRDSDEDDDDDDDDDFFNRVETEDVLEDGVEWFEEDKCASGECKRPKGKRVAWVACDDCDKWYHTECVGCRYDHVKDSDIKFSCGCR from the exons ATGGGCACCGGAGAAACGACCTCCTATCACTTACGGAGGATAGGACCCTCCGCAACATGTATGAGCATTTCCAACATCATGAA GTTGAAATATGGTGTGACAAAATTTGGTCGAGCAACCAGCAACGATTATTACTTGGATTCTACAAAGCTAAAGAACTTCATATCTCGGATACATGCAGAAATCCATGCAATACCCTGCGATAATGGAGATGTTCAGTTTAGAATTGTTGATAAGGGCCTTAACGGGACCTTTATCAATGACACAAAG ATGAGTGGACCATATATACTAAAGGTTGGGGACAAAGTTACGTTTGGACACACAAATGGTTACAAACTAAAAGCTGGAGATTATGCAAAGCAACCAAACTCAGAATTTCAATTTATT tttgaaaaattgatacaaaaagAGGAGGAGCGAGGTTTTCGAACGGGAGATGAAGCAGCTATTAATGGGCATGTGCCCGCAAACGCCTCTAGCAGTGCTAACACGATAACAAGTCACAGCATCAAAAAATCTCCCAGCAAAACAGACCAAAAATACAATCTCTCAAAAGACTCAACTGTGACTTACACTGCCTCACCCAATGTGAATAGATATTCGGGATTTGATTTGAAGTCTTCGCCCTCAAATAGTGAAGACAGTGAGGAGGAGGATGACGATGATTATAAACCCAAAGTGAATACTCCCATCAGAAAGTCGTTCCCTGCGCGGAGCAGGTTTGAAGACAGTGATGACAGTATGGATTCTAGTCCCTCTCCCAAGCCAGTACGGAAAAGCTCGGGGTATCCAGACAAAAAGCAGAGCCCACCGGGCAAAGTGAAAAAGTCGGCCAGCCGGCTGTCGGGGGAGAATGGCTTTACTCCCCTGAGTGATCTCGCCAGGAAGGATAAAAGTTCTAAGACAAAGACCAGTCGAGTGAATGTTAACATAAACATCAATGTGGAGTCAACTGTGAAAAACAGTGGCAGTAGAACTAGCAATTCCATGAGGGAGCGAGACACTCCACCCTCCACTACACACCTGGAAATCCCCAACATACATCGGAGAAAACTCCTGAACGAAAAACAGCGCCATAGAAGCAGGTACAG CAGCTCGGACGATTCCAATGATTTACCCACCCCTGACGAAGACAGCAGTCGAGATCCATTCTTCTCTAGCGAGGACAACACGGACA AGGAAGTTGCCAATCAGATAACTTATGCAATTCAAATCCTAGAAAAGGAAG taaaAACCAAAGGCAAGAAGAAATCGCCAGTAGAGAAAAAAGTCGCAAAACCAGCAAAAGTGCAACGAAGCAATAGTAAAGGATCTGTGAAGGAGGCAAAGAAACGCAAGCCAGGGCCTGTAAAAC CCGGAAAACCGGGAAGAAGAGGTCGACCCCCAAAGAAAAAGAAGAGGGAttctgatgaagatgatgatgatgacgacgatgatgattTTTTCAATCGCGTGGAAACTGAAGATGTGCTAGAAGATGGAGTAGAATGGTTCGAAGAAGATAAATGTGCCTCTGGGGAATGTAAAAGGCCCAAAGGAAAGAGAGTGGCATGG GTTGCATGTGATGATTGTGACAAGTGGTACCACACAGAATGCGTTGGATGTCGTTATGACCACGTCAAAGACTCGGACATCAAGTTTAGCTGCGGATGTCGATGA